The Macaca thibetana thibetana isolate TM-01 chromosome 11, ASM2454274v1, whole genome shotgun sequence genome window below encodes:
- the SMIM10L1 gene encoding small integral membrane protein 10-like protein 1, giving the protein MAPPAAQSSLAVRASSPAAAPTSYGVFCKGLSRTLLAFFELAWQLRMNFPYFYVAGSVILNIRLQVHI; this is encoded by the coding sequence ATGGCCCCCCCGGCGGCTCAGTCTTCCTTGGCCGTCAGGGCCTCAAGCCCCGCCGCGGCCCCCACCTCGTACGGCGTCTTCTGCAAGGGGCTCTCCCGCACCCTGCTCGCCTTCTTCGAGCTGGCCTGGCAGCTGCGCATGAACTTCCCGTACTTCTACGTCGCGGGCTCGGTGATCCTCAACATCCGATTGCAGGTACACATTTAG
- the TAS2R42 gene encoding taste receptor type 2 member 42 produces MATEMDKIFLTLAIVEFIIGMLGNVFIGLVNCSEGIKNQKVFSVDFILTCLAISTIGHLLVILFDSCVVGLAPHLYATDRVRRPVTMLWHMTNHLTTWLATCLSIFYFFKIAHFPHSLFLWLRWRMNRVIAILLTLSLFLLIFDCLVLEMFIDISLNIIDKSNLTLYLDESKTPYDKLSLLKILLSLNSFIPFSLCLTSLLFLFLSLVRHTRNLKLSSLGSRDSSTEAHRRAMKMVMSLLFLFIVHFFSLQVANWTFCILGNNKYTQFVMLALHAFPSCHSFILILGNSKLRQTAVRLLWHLRNYTKRPNPLPL; encoded by the coding sequence ATGGCCACCGAAATGGACAAAATCTTTCTGACTCTGGCAATAGTGGAATTCATCATCGGCATGCTGGGGAATGTGTTCATTGGACTGGTAAACTGCTCTGAAGGGATCAAGAACCAAAAGGTCTTCTCAGTTGACTTCATCCTCACCTGCTTGGCTATCTCCACAATTGGTCACCTGTTGGTGATACTGTTTGATTCATGTGTAGTGGGACTTGCTCCACATTTATATGCCACAGATAGAGTACGAAGACCTGTTACTATGCTTTGGCACATGACTAATCACTTGACCACCTGGCTTGCCACCTGCCTgagcattttctatttctttaagataGCCCACTTCCCCCACTCCCTTTTCCTCTGGCTGAGGTGGAGGATGAACAGAGTGATTGCTATACTCCTTACATTGTCTTTGTTCTTACTGATTTTTGACTGTTTAGTGCTAGAAATGTTTATTGATATCTCACTGAATATAATAGATAAAAGTAATCTGACTTTATACTTAGATGAAAGTAAAACTCCCTATGATAAACTCTCTCTGTTAAAAATTCTTCTTAGCTTGAACAGTTTTATCCCCTTTTCTCTGTGCCTGACCTcattgctttttttatttctgtccttGGTGAGACATACTAGAAATCTGAAGCTTAGTTCCTTGGGCTCTAGAGACTCCAGCACAGAGGCCCACAGGAGGGCCATGAAAATGGTGATGTCTTTACTTTTCCTCTTCATAGTTCACTTTTTTTCCTTACAAGTGGCAAATTGGACATTTTGCATATTGGGGAACAACAAGTACACACAGTTTGTCATGTTAGCCTTACATGCCTTTCCCTCGTGCCACTCATTTATTCTCATTCTGGGAAACAGCAAGCTGCGACAGACAGCTGTGAGGCTACTGTGGCATCTTAGGAACTATACAAAAAGACCAAACCCTTTACCTTTGTAG